In Penicillium psychrofluorescens genome assembly, chromosome: 5, a single window of DNA contains:
- a CDS encoding uncharacterized protein (ID:PFLUO_008468-T1.cds;~source:funannotate), translating to MKSLHQLARRKALTGLPGPRIVPRQTLSTRLWQRSFTATAMAPSQQLPDLDASKLTVTKTSTPKELQKPQDLVFGKTFTDHMLTVEWTASDGWHAPRIIPYQNLSLDPSTCVFHYAFECFEGMKAYKDNNGGIRLFRPNKNMERLNKSSSRIALPTVDGEALTKLIGDFVKLDSRFIPDARGYSLYLRPTMIGTQKTLGVGPPGSALLFVIASPVGPYYPTGFKAISLEATDYAVRAWPGGVGDKKLGANYAPCIKPQLEAASRGFQQNLWLFGEEEYVTEVGTMNLFIALKNKETGQKELITAPLDGTILEGVTRDSVLALARERLEPKGWAISERKIRMSDVAEAAQEGKMIEVFGAGTAAIVSPVRNISYRGKLVDCGLKENEEAGEIALQMKSWIEGIQYGDEKHPWSYVI from the exons ATGAAGTCGCTTCACCAATTGGCTCGCCGCAAGGCCCTTACTGGACTTCCTGGCCCTCGTATTGTGCCTAGGCAGACTCTCTCGACCCGGCTATGGCAGCGAAGCTTTACTGCTACCGCCATGGCGCCCTCTCAGCAACTCCCCGATCTGGACGCCTCCAAGTTGACCGTCACCAAGACGAGCACCCCTAAGGAGCTCCAGAAGCCCCAGGATCTGGTGTTTGGAAAGACATTCACGG ACCATATGCTCACTGTGGAGTGGACGGCTAGCGACGGATGGCACGCGCCTCGCATTATCCCCTATCAGAACCTCAGCCTGGACCCGTCCACATGCGTGTTCCACTATGCGTTTGAATGTTTCGAGGGCATGAAGGCATACAAGGATAACAATGGTGGCATTCGTCTGTTCCGCCCGAACAAGAATATGGAACGACTGAACAAGTCGTCCTCGCGCATTGCTCTACCTACCGTGGACGGCGAGGCTCTAACAAAATTGATCGGGGATTTTGTGAAGCTGGACAGTCGGTTTATCCCTGA TGCTCGTGGATATTCCTTGTACCTGCGACCTACGATGATTGGTACCCAGAAGACATTGGGAGTTGGCCCGCCGGGCTCGGCACTTCTGTTTGTCATTGCTAGCCCCGTTGGGCCGTACTACCCGACTGGCTTCAAGGCCATCTCGCTGGAGGCGACCGACTACGCTGTCCGCGCGTGGCCGGGTGGAGTCGGTGACAAGAAGCTTGGTGCCAACTATGCACCGTGCATTAAGCCCCAGCTCGAAGCCGCTTCACGTGGCTTCCAGCAGAACCTGTGGCTCTTTGGCGAGGAGGAATACGTGACCGAGGTCGGAACCATGAACCTCTTTATCGCCttgaagaacaaggagacCGGACAGAAGGAGCTGATCACTGCCCCTCTGGACGGCACCATCTTGGAAGGTGTCACTCGGGACTCCGTGCTGGCACTCGCCCGGGAGAGATTGGAGCCCAAGGGCTGGGCGATCTCGGAGCGCAAGATCCGTATGTCGGATGTTGCCGAGGCTGCCCAGGAGGGTAAAATGATTGAGGTCTTTGGTGCTGGTACCGCGGCCATTGTCAGCCCCGTCCGGAATATTAGCTACAGGGGCAAGCTGGTGGACTGCGGGTtgaaggagaacgaggaagcCGGTGAGATTGCGCTTCagatgaagagctggatcgAGGGAATCCAGTATGGTGATGAGAAGCACCCCTGGAG CTATGTGATCTAA
- a CDS encoding uncharacterized protein (ID:PFLUO_008470-T1.cds;~source:funannotate), with amino-acid sequence MRLLDQSHTDLIAVEEQCQSECVGLLIPILDDVTLAVQDDTVLATIVILRMSEQYDEYHVDRQCHLVGAFSHLGHSMTASTAAGGLLQATFYSYVRADIRMAILGQCRTKLSVDSWPLDESSPSNDADWANRITWLFVHVINLCYGNKDEMQGILPCEQLNMLVDDWKAHIPSTFEPYFYEDRENTSFPIIRLLCPWHGMRHS; translated from the coding sequence ATGAGACTGCTGGACCAGAGTCACACGGACCTGATTGCAGTAGAAGAGCAGTGTCAGTCTGAATGCGTCGGGCTGCTCATACCAATTCTGGACGACGTCACATTAGCAGTCCAGGATGATACCGTCTTGGCAACAATAGTCATCCTGCGCATGTCCGAGCAATACGACGAGTATCACGTTGACCGACAGTGTCATCTGGTCGGAGCCTTTTCCCATCTGGGGCATTCGATGACGGCCTCCACAGCGGCTGGGGGTCTGCTGCAGGCAACCTTCTATTCTTACGTGCGTGCAGATATCCGAATGGCCATTCTGGGACAGTGTCGGACCAAGCTATCGGTTGATAGTTGGCCACTGGATGAAAGTTCCCCGTCCAATGATGCAGACTGGGCAAACCGCATTACCTGGCTCTTCGTGCATGTCATCAACCTCTGCTACGGAAACAAGGATGAAATGCAAGGTATTCTGCCTTGCGAACAGCTAAACATGCTGGTTGACGACTGGAAAGCACATATCCCGTCTACGTTTGAGCCATATTTCTACGAAGACCGCGAAAACACATCATTCCCCATCATCCGGCTTTTGTGCCCTTGGCATGGTATGCGACATTCTTGA
- a CDS encoding uncharacterized protein (ID:PFLUO_008467-T1.cds;~source:funannotate), with protein sequence MFSSALKSLSSNITANYQIAPHPTVYSGPWRIHDGTKKSTGTAASIFIFDRKTLESRSGGFGGRSGSANKKLQEDVIDRLKREASNLARLRHPSILQVLEPVEETRSGGLMFATEPLTASLSGLLLEQNGQENTAGGSRGSRYMVQEPDDGTRRRKDLEIDELEIQKGLLQVAKGLEFLHESAGLVHGNLNPEAIYINSKSDWKISGLGFAGPPDSSETRTSLPPLAVSEVLYQDPRLPPSVQLNLDYTSPDFALDSNVSSSADLFSLGLIIISLYNSPHVSPLQTHANLTTYKKLLGSQSTTPSQGNNFLSSKPIPKDVLSHVLPRLITRRAAQRMNAREFQQSQYFDNVLVSTIRFLESLPAKNQNEKTQFLRGLQRVLPEFPPSVLERKLLGALLDEMKDRELLPLLLQNVFGVLSKIPNGRRAFPEKVIPRLKEVFGTGSGKGPVERDSKKDAGLMVVLENMNLIADNCSGMEFKEDILPLIRLGLDSPTHSLVDASIKCLPVVLPVLDFSTVKNEVFPPIASTFSRTSSLAIKVRSLEAFSVLCGGSVEDTDGWDDDLTGTVQTNKSKSVKTSILDKYTIQEKLVPSLKAIKTKEPGVMMAALKVFRQVGTVADTDFLALEILPILWSFSLGPLLNLQQFNEFMALIKTISSKIEKEQTRKLQELSSGGNSTGFQNGGDSFSQSGTDLTSGDMDNARNHFERLVLGKGTAAPSNGQDKRDIWGSVEPEPVKSSRSSLSPSLSWQANNQQASSGFRSITPDQKLSSFPSLEPTARQGSPMASPMASAFPPMQGTAGQSSASIWDTPSTSHHQAQGNRSGASLSSLSTMTTMSQQRPNYSAFSVPPPPSGGMGSNTALRSPPPGQNTASSAFPNHNTNPPAQRPPQQPKQGLAKYDSLL encoded by the exons ATGTTCTCGTCAGCACTCAAGTCGCTGAGCTCCAACATCACGGCCAACTATCAGATTGCTCCCCACCCCACCGTGTACTCGGGCCCCTGGAGAATCCATGATGGCACGAAAAAGTCCACCGGTACTGCAGCGTCTATCTTCATCTTTGACCGCAAAACTCTCGAATCGCGGTCCGGTGGCTTTGGCGGCCGTTCGGGCTccgccaacaagaagctACAGGAAGATGTGATCGACCGGCTGAAGCGCGAAGCCAGCAATCTCGCCCGGCTGAGGCACCCGTCCATCCTGCAGGTCCTCGAGCCGGTCGAGGAGACCCGCAGTGGTGGCCTGATGTTTGCAACAGAGCCTCTCACCGCGTCCCTGTCcggcctgctgctggagcaAAATGGTCAGGAGAATACTGCCGGCGGCTCAAGAGGCAGCCGATATATGGTGCAAGAGCCCGACGACGGCACCCGTCGAAGAAAGGATCTGGAGATTGACGAACTCGAAATCCAAAAGGGCCTGTTGCAAGTCGCCAAGGGTCTTGAGTTTCTCCACGAGTCGGCTGGCCTGGTGCATGGAAATCTCAACCCCGAGGCCATCTATATCAATTCCAAGTCCGACTGGAAAATCTCCGGTCTGGGTTTTGCTGGGCCTCCCGATTCCTCGGAAACTCGAACATCGCTTCCTCCGCTGGCCGTGTCCGAGGTTCTCTACCAGGACCCACGGCTGCCGCCTTCAGTCCAGTTGAATCTCGACTACACCTCGCCCGACTTTGCTCTGGATTCAAATGTGTCTTCGTCCGCTGATCTGTTCTCCCTGGGTCTTATCATCATCTCGCTCTACAATTCTCCGCATGTGTCACCTCTGCAAACCCATGCGAACTTGACCACCTACAAGAAGCTGCTCGGCTCGCAATCAACAACTCCGTCACAGGGGAACAACTTTCTCAGTTCGAAACCGATCCCGAAAGATGTTTTGTCGCATGTCCTGCCGCGGCTAATTACCAGAAGAGCTGCTCAACGTATGAATGCGCGAGAATTTCAGCAGTCCCAATACTTTGACAATGTCCTAGTATCCACGATTCGGTTCTTGGAATCACTGCCTGCCAAAAACCAGAATGAGAAAACTCAATTCTTGCGTGGTCTGCAGCGAGTCCTTCCTGAGTTCCCCCCTTCTGTATTGGAACGGAAGCTGCTCGGTGCGCTTCTCGACGAGATGAAAGATCGTGAGCTTCTACCTCTCTTGTTACAAAACGTATTTGGGGTTCTTTCGAAAATCCCTAATGGGCGCCGCGCGTTCCCCGAGAAAGTCATTCCTCGTCTGAAGGAAGTATTCGGAACGGGCTCGGGCAAAGGACCAGTGGAACGGGATTCTAAAAAGGATGCGGGTCTGATGGTTGTGCTGGAAAACATGAATCTCATTGCGGATAACTGTTCCGGAATGGAGTTCAAAGAAG ACATTTTACCTCTGATACGACTTGGACTGGACTCGCCGACGCACTCCCTCGTGGATGCATCTATCAAATGTCTGCCGGTGGTGCTCCCTGTTCTTGACTTTAGCACCGTGAAGAACGAAGTGTTCCCTCCTATCGCTAGCACCTTCAGTCGCACCAGCAGTCTTGCCATCAAAGTTCGCAGCTTAGAAGCTTTTAGTGTCCTCTGTGGAGGCTCTGTCGAGGATACTGACGGATGGGATGACGATCTGACTGGCACCGTCCAGACCAATAAGTCGAAATCGGTCAAGACGTCCATTCTGGACAAGTACACCATTCAAGAAAAACTCGTCCCATCCCTCAAGGCAATCAAGACCAAAGAGCCTGgggtgatgatggccgccTTGAAAGTGTTTCGCCAAGTAGGCACCGTCGCAGATACAGATTTTCTCGCTCTCGAGATATTGCCTATCCTCTGGAGCTTCAGTCTGGGCCCGCTGCTGAACCTTCAACAATTTAATGAAttcatggccttgatcaAGACAATCTCTTCCAAGATCGAAAAGGAACAGACCCGAAAGCTACAGGAACTTTCCTCTGGTGGCAATTCAACCGGATTCCAGAATGGCGGCGACAGTTTCTCCCAATCTGGAACCGATCTTACTTCGGGCGATATGGACAATGCCCGAAACCACTTTGAACGTCTTGTTCTGGGCAAGGGCACTGCTGCGCCTTCGAACGGCCAGGATAAGAGGGATATCTGGGGCAGCGTGGAACCGGAGCCGGTCAAATCCTCGCGTTCCAGCCTGTCGCCCTCATTATCGTGGCAGGCCAATAACCAACAAGCTAGTTCTGGCTTCCGCTCCATCACGCCCGATCAGAAACTGAGCTCCTTCCCGTCGCTTGAGCCCACGGCCCGACAAGGCTCGCCCATGGCTTCACCGATGGCTTCGGCCTTTCCCCCCATGCAAGGTACGGCAGGGCAGTCCTCGGCATCAATCTGGGACACACCTAGCACTAGTCACCACCAGGCTCAGGGAAACAGATCTGGTGCGTCCTTGTCATCTTTGTCCACTATGACCACCATGTCGCAGCAGAGACCCAATTACTCTGCGTTCTCCGTTCCCCCTCCGCCGTCCGGAGGCATGGGCAGCAACACTGCTCTGAGATCTCCACCACCGGGACAAAACACGGCCTCGAGCGCATTTCCCAACCACAATACCAATCCCCCTGCGCAACGACCACCACAGCAACCGAAGCAAGGGTTAGCAAAGTACGATAGTCTGCTGTGA
- a CDS encoding uncharacterized protein (ID:PFLUO_008466-T1.cds;~source:funannotate): MDDNIKQHYLADSPPTVVRLEIKPHFETLQDPSLRKYAHYMSRAAFEGTRVTLRQVSPESEPIYDLILTLYRACNGDWNSLVQKTNVSEENLRFFLEYAAQFLGNCGNYKGFGDSKFIPRLPPSALETLASATLETKAAFHKANSTGGGIYETSEQSMMHLGYPRSGHMTNYYPDSPSILKEEITAIGDLMEKKGLALENTRLRKTTSGDFELLIASGISNPRANHRDLPEDTFELDGKLKGKTLRLVFGDHQEEMAKIAHCIKQAELDAANENQKGMLDAYAQSFGTGSIEAFKESQRIWVKDQKPVLETNLGFVETYRDPHGVRGEWEGFVALVNMERTRAFGTLVDSAESMIPKLPWGKDFEKDKFLSPDFTSLEVLSFACSGLPAGINLPNYDDIRQNLGFKNVSLGNVLSAKAPNEPIPFIAEKDLDVYRRCRDPAFEVQVGIHELLGHGTGKLLQETAPGQYNFDLANPPISPVTGKPVSTWYKPGQTWSSVFGAIASSYEECRAECVAMALGCDFGILKIFGFGDGTEDMAGEAGDVLFTAYLQMARAGLVALEFWDPKTEKWGQAHMQARYSILRTFLDAGDDFVKLSYTKDDLSDLEIHLDRSKILSHGRPAVEKYLQKLHVYKSTADIEAGLALYNGITSVDKWWGTQVREVVLKNKVPRKVFVQANTILDGDQVTLKEYEPTLEGLIQSFAERHVLIIVSFSNTARPPFQTDSPEEDNYYYTAPPPPHSYPYSEASASNSSSVGPPPFSSLFVVPPTDPSDRAQELAVTGPPEPASLFAFAPPPPVEELLDSAPSSSVVAETKASFSQEPKSDGREKSADDGEPPPPYTEGYSPLESFSYVMAAAGGASSIITQVQQTGGPPINTLGDIGSDEHITLDLRGTRFTLSRDELLTLPEFVLLSLFPNGLLPDGHMGGFHEGDIYPVDYDPASLQYMLDFFRHVAQSIPSSLPSGSTSPELEVPDAMQSSTRDMLQDRAGIIVLREDLDFYTIPPFPNIDHDEMLEVKRAAGRALLKQDGIFSGLRKSEEVGSTEQHLIEMLTAGGFDREDQWGHRAPEPNKAVICSLALAKLRTDIRGDLANNNAVGMAQKLLLFWRKPARRCWWEGIELENVEGVEGPLKIWIRRVWTLEMSVIGLR, from the exons ATGGATGACAACATCAAGCAGCATTACCTGGCGGATTCGCCGCCGACGGTGGTCCGTCTGGAGATCAAGCCGCACTTTGAGACGCTGCAAGATCCGAGCCTCAGGAAATATGCTCACTACATGAGTCG CGCCGCATTCGAAGGCACACGAGTCACTTTGCGCCAAGTCTCTCCCGAGTCGGAGCCGATCTACGACCTCATCCTTACGCTCTACCGCGCCTGTAATGGCGACTGGAACAGCCTAGTGCAGAAAACCAACGTTAGCGAAGAAAATCTCCGCTTCTTTCTCGAATATGCGGCCCAATTCCTAGGGAATTGCGGCAACTACAAGGGATTCGGGGATTCCAAATTCATCCCCCGCCTACCGCCGTCCGCTCTTGAAACTTTAGCTTCCGCGACACTGGAGACAAAGGCTGCCTTCCACAAGGCAAACAGCACTGGTGGCGGCATATACGAGACGAGCGAGCAGTCAATGATGCACCTGGGATATCCGCGAAGTGGCCACATGACCAATTACTATCCCGATTCGCCTTCGAtcttgaaagaagagatcaCGGCGATTGGAGAtttgatggagaagaaggggttAGCTCTCGAGAACACCAGGCTGCGGAAGACTACGTCTGGCGACTTTGAACTGTTGATCGCATCCGGCATTTCAAACCCACGGGCAAACCACCGAGACCTTCCGGAAGACACGTTTGAGCTCGATGGCAAGCTTAAGGGAAAGACGTTGCGCCTAGTTTTTGGAGACCACCAGGAAGAAATGGCCAAGATCGCTCACTGCATCAAGCAAGCAGAGCTCGATGCCGCCAATGAGAACCAAAAGGGAATGCTCGATGCGTATGCCCAATCCTTTGGTACTGGGTCGATCGAGGCGTTCAAGGAGAGTCAGCGGATCTGGGTGAAGGATCAGAAACCGGTTCTGGAGACGAATCTGGGATTCGTGGAGACCTATCGCGATCCGCATGGTGTTCGTGGAGAATGGGAAGGCTTTGTCGCTCTG GTCAATATGGAACGAACGCGGGCGTTTGGCACGCTGGTGGACAGTGCGGAGAGCATGATACCCAAACTGCCCTGGGGCAAGGACTTCGAAAAGGACAAATTCCTCAGCCCGGATTTCACGTCGCTCGAAGTTCTGAGCTTTGCATGCTCCGGTCTGCCAGCCGGTATCAACCTACCTAATTACGATGACATCCGACAGAACCTGGGATTCAAGAATGTGTCCCTGGGCAATGTTCTCAGTGCGAAGGCTCCCAATGAGCCAATCCCTTTCATTGCCGAGAAGGACCTGGATGTATACCGCCGCTGCCGCGATCCGGCTTTTGAAGTGCAGGTCGGCATCCATGAGCTTCTGGGGCATGGTACGGGAAAACTGTTGCAAGAAACGGCTCCCGGACAATACAACTTTGATCTCGCCAATCCCCCGATCAGCCCCGTGACAGGCAAGCCCGTCTCGACCTGGTACAAACCGGGTCAGACGTGGAGCTCCGTCTTTGGCGCGATTGCCTCTTCGTACGAAGAGTGTCGCGCCGAGTGCGTGGCTATGGCTCTCGGCTGTGATTTCGGCATTTTGAAGATCTTTGGATTCGGTGATGGCACCGAGGACATGGCTGGTGAGGCAGGTGATGTGCTGTTCACCGCATATCTCCAGATGGCTCGCGCGGGTCTGGTTGCATTGGAATTCTGGGATCCCAAAACTGAGAAATGGGGCCAGGCGCATATGCAGGCTCGATACAGCATCCTACGCACGTTCCTTGATGCCGGTGATGACTTCGTCAAGCTGTCGTATACCAAGGACGACTTGTCAGACCTGGAGATCCACCTGGATCGCTCGAAGATCTTGAGTCATGGTCGCCCAGCGGTGGAAAAGTACCTCCAGAAGCTGCATGTGTACAAGAGCACGGCGGACATCGAGGCTGGCTTGGCTCTGTACAATGGGATTACCTCGGTGGACAAGTGGTGGGGGACCCAAGTGCGGGAGGTGGTGCTCAAGAACAAGGTGCCGCGTAAGGTGTTCGTGCAGGCCAACACCATCCTGGACGGGGATCAGGTCACGCTCAAGGAGTATGAGCCGACGCTGGAAGGTCTGATCCAGAGCTTTGCCGAGCGCCATGT GCTCATCATCGTGTCATTCTCAAACACGGCGCGACCGCCCTTCCAGACGGACTCCCCCGAGGAGGACAATTACTACTACACTGCGCCGCCCCCGCCGCACTCGTACCCCTACTCCGAAGCATCAGCCTCCAATTCCTCTTCCGTCGGTCCCCCACCgttctcctccctcttcgTCGTACCGCCGACAGACCCCAGCGACCGCGCCCAAGAGCTCGCCGTCACAGGGCCCCCCGAACCTGCGTCGCTCTTCGCCTTCGCGCCTCCGCCCCCTGTCGAGGAGCTTCTCGACTCGGCCCCTTCGTCGTCGGTTGTCGCAGAGACCAAAGCGTCCTTCTCGCAAGAGCCCAAGAGTGACGGGCGAGAGAAGAGTGCTGACGACGGGGAACCCCCGCCACCGTACACCGAAGGTTACAGTCCGCTCGAGTCGTTCAGCTACGTGATGGCTGCTGCCGGAGGTGCTTCGAGTATTATTACTCAGGTACAGCAAACGGGAGGGCCCCCGATCAATACTCTTGGAG ACATTGGCAGCGATGAACACATTACTCTCGATCTCCG GGGCACCCGATTCACCCTTTCGCGAGATGAGTTGCTGACGTTGCCTGAATTCGTGCTCCTGTCGCTGTTTCCGAATGGCCTTCTTCCGGATGGGCACATGGGTGGGTTCCATGAGGGGGATATCTACCCGGTTGAT TATGACCCGGCCTCGCTTCAATATATGCTGGACTTCTTCCGGCACGTTGCTCAGTCGATCCCGTCCTCCCTGCCGTCGGGCTCGACCTCACCGGAGTTGGAAGTGCCCGACGCGATGCAGAGCTCGACGCGGGACATGCTGCAAGACCGCGCGGGTATTATCGTACTTCGAGAAGATCTCGATTTCTATACGATCCCACCGTTTCCGAATATTGACCATGATGAGATGCTGGAAGTCAAgcgggctgctggccgagctcTCTTGAAACAGGACGGGATTTTCTCGGGGTTGAGAAAAAGCGAGGAGGTTGGCTCTACGGAGCAGCACTTGATTGAAATGCTTACTGCAGG TGGATTTGATCGCGAGGATCAATGGGGCCACCGAGCTCCCGAGCCCAACAAGGCGGTGATTTGCAGTTTGGCGCTAGCCAAACTCCGCACTGATATTCGAGGGGATCTGGCAAATAACAATGCCGTGGGGATGGCGCAGAAGCTTCTCCTGTTCTGGCGGAAACCCGCGCGGCGGTGTTGGTGGGAGGggatcgagctggagaatgtggagggcgtggagggccCCCTCAAGATCTGGATTCGCCGTGTGTGGACGCTCGAAATG AGCGTGATCGGACTGCGGTAG
- a CDS encoding uncharacterized protein (ID:PFLUO_008469-T1.cds;~source:funannotate): protein MTGQVVALSALLLLAVWVIFSPIYDFLRDPKKLRRFPGISIASISNAWGVIHQFRRTRTLAVHKAHLKHGKAVRVGPTHVSFATVEAIRDIYGHGTMAVKDNFYGAFVSTHLNVSDAQTKSVHNVKRKRFAVAFAQKSIVELETIVHDHLVRLIRILDEKKGQEVDMKQMMLYLMYNVISFTMFNQDPQFLERDSTVVTAETISGEKYEADLHKTLCGSLHMSASIGWAPKCIPWIKLLTRWHDEWKDGDRIRDITIHFIRNRLRQDTDRVRVGLEPLDDFMTTLLWDKKNDPLCLEFGELVTEAQNLFNAAGENTEIALTNILWLLMRTPRVVEKLRRELNDALPGGLNATGIPSYEQIKDLPYLRACIDEGLRLRPSLPGGLPRIVPKGGMQVSGEWFDEGTTISVSTHTVHRDPAIFHEDPEEYMPERWLQPGGSLLQRAFLAFSQGGRGCLGRNIAYFEMQLVVATLFLRYDFALRSKEWELGINETFSAHTAPLPATVVGR from the coding sequence ATGACCGGTCAAGTGGTTGCACTGTCGGctctcctgctgctcgctgtctgggtcatcttctctcctATATACGATTTCCTGCGCGACCCTAAGAAGCTCCGTCGCTTCCCCGGTATTTCCATCGCCTCCATCAGTAATGCCTGGGGCGTCATCCACCAGTTCCGCCGCACTCGCACGCTGGCCGTCCACAAGGCGCATCTAAAGCATGGCAAAGCCGTGCGCGTCGGCCCAACACATGTGTCATTTGCAACCGTCGAGGCAATCCGCGACATCTACGGCCACGGCACCATGGCCGTGAAGGATAACTTCTACGGCGCGTTTGTCTCGACACATCTAAACGTCTCCGATGCCCAGACCAAGAGCGTTCACAACGTAAAACGCAAGAGATTCGCCGTGGCCTTTGCGCAGAAGAGCATCGTTGAGCTTGAGACTATTGTCCACGATCATCTCGTTCGACTGATTCGCATTCTCGACGAAAAGAAGGGCCAGGAAGTAGATATGAAACAGATGATGCTTTATCTGATGTACAACGTCATCAGCTTCACCATGTTCAACCAGGACCCCCAGTTTCTGGAACGGGATAGTACCGTCGTGACTGCAGAGACGATATCGGGAGAAAAATATGAGGCCGATCTGCATAAGACCCTTTGTGGTTCGCTCCATATGTCGGCCAGTATCGGCTGGGCGCCGAAATGCATTCCGTGGATCAAGCTCTTGACGAGATGGCACGATGAATGGAAGGACGGTGATCGTATCCGTGATATCACCATCCACTTTATTCGAAATCGCCTTCGCCAGGATACAGATCGGGTTCGTGTAGGCCTGGAGCCCCTGGATGATTTCATGACCACGCTGCTCTGGGATAAAAAGAACGACCCTCTGTGTCTTGAATTCGGGGAGTTGGTCACGGAAGCCCAGAACCTGTTCAACGCCGCCGGCGAGAACACAGAGATTGCCTTGACAAACATCCTCTGGCTGCTCATGCGAACTCCGCGGGTAGTCGAGAAACTCCGCCGCGAGCTAAACGACGCCTTGCCGGGTGGATTGAATGCCACGGGTATTCCTTCATATGAGCAAATCAAAGATCTCCCCTATCTGCGTGCGTGCATCGACGAGGGCTTGCGGCTCCGGCCGTCTTTGCCTGGTGGTTTACCACGAATAGTACCCAAAGGAGGCATGCAGGTGTCCGGAGAGTGGTTCGACGAAGGCACAACTATTTCCGTGTCGACACATACAGTCCACCGCGATCCGGCCATTTTCCATGAGGATCCAGAGGAGTATATGCCAGAGCGCTGGCTCCAGCCAGGCGGGAGTTTGTTGCAACGGGCATTTCTGGCGTTTTCacaaggaggaagaggctgtCTGGGGAGGAATATCGCCTACTTTGAAATGCAACTGGTGGTTGCCACATTGTTTTTGCGGTACGATTTCGCTTTGAGATCGAAGGAGTGGGAGCTGGGGATCAACGAGACTTTTAGCGCCCATACCGCTCCGCTACCGGCGACTGTTGTTGGGAGATAG